The Haloarchaeobius amylolyticus genome window below encodes:
- a CDS encoding class I adenylate-forming enzyme family protein: MSGVPVEWPTRDLLSVRADTTPERTAIVDADAGESWTYRDLHHRVHDVAARLDDFPGDGRVGLLLDRRVAVPVVLFAAMRRASSVALFDPTRPARELASQFDRADCRVLVCGDETEELARETVTAADADCPVASVDDPESSAVEPIHDDTSAVAMPYPLSRTNEQVLLFTSGTTGRPKGVRLTVGNLVASATGSAFRLGVTRGDRWLVCLPTYHMGGLAPFVRATLYGTGVVLQREFDPETTAQVISDHDVTGVSLVPTMLRRLLDDGWTPPEHLRFVLLGGAAASQALLDRCADRDVPVYPTYGMTEAASQIATATPEQAREYPGTVGQPLVTTTVRVLDESGDPVTTGETGELVVDGPTVTPGYLDDAQTEAAFSEHGFHTGDVGYRDGDGRLWVTGRVDDRIVTGGENVDPSVVADAIRSHDAVDSVAVVGLPDEEWGERVAALVVAAAGSELAAGDIEGHCRGRLAPHQVPKTVGFTDEIPRTASGTIDREAVRELLEKER; this comes from the coding sequence GTGAGTGGCGTCCCCGTCGAGTGGCCGACCCGGGACCTCCTGTCGGTGCGGGCGGACACGACGCCGGAGCGGACCGCCATCGTGGATGCCGACGCCGGCGAGTCGTGGACCTACCGCGACCTCCACCACCGCGTCCACGACGTGGCGGCCCGGCTGGACGACTTCCCCGGCGACGGCCGGGTCGGGCTCCTGCTCGACCGCCGGGTCGCGGTCCCGGTCGTCCTCTTCGCGGCGATGCGCCGCGCGAGTTCGGTCGCGCTGTTCGACCCCACCCGTCCTGCACGTGAACTCGCGAGCCAGTTCGACCGCGCCGACTGTCGTGTCCTCGTCTGCGGCGACGAGACCGAGGAACTGGCGCGCGAGACGGTCACTGCTGCCGACGCCGACTGCCCGGTCGCCAGCGTCGACGACCCGGAATCGAGTGCCGTCGAACCGATCCACGACGACACCTCGGCGGTCGCGATGCCGTATCCCCTCTCGCGGACGAACGAACAGGTGCTCCTGTTCACCTCGGGGACCACGGGCCGGCCCAAGGGCGTCCGGCTGACGGTCGGGAACCTCGTCGCCAGCGCGACCGGGTCGGCGTTCCGCCTCGGCGTGACCCGGGGCGACCGCTGGCTGGTCTGCCTGCCGACGTACCACATGGGCGGGCTCGCCCCGTTCGTCCGGGCGACCCTGTACGGGACCGGGGTCGTCCTCCAGCGCGAGTTCGACCCGGAGACGACGGCGCAGGTCATCTCGGACCACGACGTGACCGGCGTCTCGCTCGTGCCGACGATGCTCCGGCGGTTGCTGGACGACGGCTGGACCCCGCCCGAGCACCTCCGGTTCGTCCTGCTCGGCGGGGCCGCCGCCTCGCAAGCTCTGCTCGACCGTTGTGCCGACCGGGACGTGCCGGTCTACCCGACCTATGGGATGACCGAGGCGGCCTCGCAGATAGCGACCGCGACCCCCGAACAGGCCCGCGAGTATCCCGGGACGGTTGGCCAGCCACTCGTGACGACGACCGTCCGCGTGCTCGACGAGTCGGGCGACCCCGTCACGACCGGCGAGACGGGCGAACTCGTCGTCGACGGTCCGACCGTCACCCCGGGCTACCTCGACGACGCACAGACCGAGGCCGCCTTCTCGGAGCACGGGTTCCACACCGGCGACGTGGGCTACCGGGACGGCGACGGCCGGCTCTGGGTGACCGGGCGGGTCGACGACCGCATCGTCACCGGCGGCGAGAACGTGGACCCGTCGGTCGTGGCCGACGCGATCCGGTCGCACGACGCCGTCGACTCGGTCGCCGTGGTCGGCCTCCCGGACGAGGAGTGGGGCGAACGCGTGGCCGCACTGGTCGTCGCTGCTGCTGGTTCAGAACTCGCTGCTGGCGACATCGAGGGCCACTGCCGGGGGCGACTCGCTCCGCACCAGGTACCGAAGACGGTCGGGTTCACCGACGAGATTCCCCGGACTGCGTCGGGGACCATCGACCGCGAGGCGGTCCGGGAACTGCTGGAGAAAGAG